The Candidatus Paceibacterota bacterium genomic interval CCTTATAATTTTAATAATCCCAAGAAGGATGAAGCCTTCGTTTCTTTGGCTGGACCTCTTAGTAATTTGATTTTGGCTATCTTCCTAGGGACTATTTTGCGTTTTTGGCCCAGTCTAGCAATAGCGGATTTTCTCGGTTTAGCGGTTAGGCTTAATCTTAGCTTGGCTGTTTTTAATCTTCTCCCCATTTATCCACTAGACGGTTCACATATCTTCTTCTATTTCTTTCCTGGCACCGAAGAATTCTTAACTCGTTATGGTTATATAATTCTTCTAATTCTAATGATAGGCGGTTTGAATTTTTTAAGTCCCATTATTGACTTTTTATTCCATCTTGCCACCGGGATTTGAACGCTATTTCATTGACAGAAAGGCATTTTTTTGGTAGATTAATGGCGTTAAGTTTGTCCTAGTAAGCGGTAAAACTGTCCTAGTGACAGTTTTTATCTCGTGTTAATACAAATTTTTAATTAATTTTAATTTTTTTATCGTGCCCACTCTCAGTCAATTAGTTAGAAAAGGCAGAAAGTCTAATGCCAAAAAAAGCAAAACAGTTGCTTTGGCCAAGAATTTTAATGTCCTTAAAAATAGACCGGTGAAAATTGAGTCTCCCTTTAAAAGAGGAGTCTGCCTTAAGGTTTTTACTACTACACCCAAGAAACCAAACTCTGCGCTTAGAAAAGTTGCTAGGGTAAAGCTTTCAAATGGGATGGAAGTGACTGCTTACATTCCTGGTGAAGGACACAACCTCCAAGAGCATTCTGTAGTGTTATTAAGGGGCGGGAGGGTTAAGGATTTACCAGGTGTTCGTTACCATATCGTGAGAGGACTTTATGATACTGCTGGAGTAGATAAACGTCGTCAGCAGAGAAGCAAATATGGTCGCAAGAAGCCTGCCGAGAAGAAATAGTTTTCTCATTTGTAAATTGAAATTTTGTAAATTGCCGATATATGCGTACACCCATTAAACATAACAAGCATTTAGAACCAGACGTCAAATATAATGACGTGGAAGTGTCTAAACTTATCAATTATGTGATGAAAAATGGCGAAAAGAGTATTGCCACCAAGTTAGTTTATGCCGCCTTTGATATCATTAAAGAAGAAACAAAGCAAGATCCTATGGAAGTTTTTAAGCTCGCTATGGCTAATGTGGAGCCTGCCTTAGAAATCAAGACCCAAAGAATCGGAGGCGCTAATTATCAAATTCCTTTTCCTGTTAGACCAGAACGCAAGATTGCTTTGGCTTTTCGTTGGATTTTAGAAGCTAGTAGGAGTAAGAAAGGGCAGCCTATGGCTCAAAAACTAGCGGCTGAAATTATAGCAGCCTCCAAGGAAGAAGGAAATGCTGTGAGAAAAAAGAATGATACCCAAAGAATGGCTGAGGCTAACCGCGCTTTTGCCCACTTTGCTCAATAAGCCCTAAAAACCGCTAGAGCGCTTTTGCTAAACCCTCAGCGGTTTTAATTAGTTTATATCTTAAATTAGTTTATATTTTATATTTGTTTTTATGCCTCGAGAATATCCAATTGAAAAAACTAGAAATATTGGCATTATTGCCCATATTGATGCCGGTAAAACTACTACTACAGAAAGAATCTTATTCTATACTGGTCTTTCTCATAAAATAGGTAACATTGACGATGGTAATACCACTACCGACTGGATGGTACAGGAAAGAGAAAGAGGTATCACCATTACTTCGGCGGCCGTCACCTGCTATTGGACCCCTTCTGATATGCCGAAAGAGCAGGCGAATAAATGTAAAATTAATATCATTGATACTCCGGGACATATTGATTTTACCGCTGAAGTGCAACGTTCCCTTCGTGTCCTTGATGGAGCCGTGGTTGTGTTTGATGGCGTTGCCGGCGTGGAGCCTCAATCCGAAACTGTCTGGCACCAGGCAGATAAATACAACGTCCCTCGTATTTGTTTTATAAACAAGATGGATAGAATGGGCGCCAATTATGTTTTTGATTATAATTCTATTCTGGAACGACTTTCCAAAAAAGCTATTCTTTTTAATTTTCCTATAGGGGCAGAAGATAAACTCGAGGGG includes:
- the rpsL gene encoding 30S ribosomal protein S12 — protein: MPTLSQLVRKGRKSNAKKSKTVALAKNFNVLKNRPVKIESPFKRGVCLKVFTTTPKKPNSALRKVARVKLSNGMEVTAYIPGEGHNLQEHSVVLLRGGRVKDLPGVRYHIVRGLYDTAGVDKRRQQRSKYGRKKPAEKK
- a CDS encoding site-2 protease family protein — its product is MTSIFAIIIEIFVFAYSIIIHEISHGYAALKKGDRTAWASGRLTLNPLSHIDPMGSILLPLTLFLLTRGQFVFGWAKPVPINPYNFNNPKKDEAFVSLAGPLSNLILAIFLGTILRFWPSLAIADFLGLAVRLNLSLAVFNLLPIYPLDGSHIFFYFFPGTEEFLTRYGYIILLILMIGGLNFLSPIIDFLFHLATGI
- the rpsG gene encoding 30S ribosomal protein S7, whose product is MRTPIKHNKHLEPDVKYNDVEVSKLINYVMKNGEKSIATKLVYAAFDIIKEETKQDPMEVFKLAMANVEPALEIKTQRIGGANYQIPFPVRPERKIALAFRWILEASRSKKGQPMAQKLAAEIIAASKEEGNAVRKKNDTQRMAEANRAFAHFAQ